The Candida albicans SC5314 chromosome 5, complete sequence genome includes a region encoding these proteins:
- a CDS encoding endonuclease (Ortholog(s) have 5'-flap endonuclease activity, role in DNA-dependent DNA replication and Slx1-Slx4 complex localization), which produces MSQTNDKPALHLVPSFYGVYILKSIPKPRSTYIGSTPDPKRRLRQHNGDLKVGGAYRTKKDGSRPWNMVVLVYGFPSRIAALQFEHSLQHAYQTRHIDNDARITSSSRQSSIHSKLANIRLLTTSFDKMSLKIAIFDEEVYRMWIENKHKIECSVPCTLFKFEEFCDSIKEIDIEDAKNVLLSKQLECMECRVSIDYFQDNTPNISSRQELSNYLSKGNYPLIGICGDHAFHLSCMARQHGPSMVPKFVTCTTCGQKLDWSDIIKVSTRLRHYVVQDSLHLAITQL; this is translated from the coding sequence ATGTCGCAAACAAACGACAAACCAGCATTGCATTTGGTACCATCATTTTATGGAGTTTATATATTGAAATCCATTCCGAAACCCCGCAGTACGTACATTGGATCGACCCCTGACCCCAAACGAAGATTACGACAGCATAATGGTGATTTGAAAGTTGGTGGGGCATACCGTACCAAGAAAGATGGATCTAGGCCCTGGAACATGGTGGTTCTAGTGTATGGCTTCCCATCACGTATAGCAGCTTTGCAGTTTGAACATTCCCTACAACATGCTTATCAAACTAGACATATAGACAATGATGCTAGAATCACTAGTAGTTCACGCCAATCTTCCATACATCTGAAACTTGCCAATATACGATTGTTGACAACATCGTTTGACAAGATGTCTTTGAAAATTGCCATATTTGATGAGGAAGTTTACCGAATGTGGATAGAGAATAAACACAAGATCGAATGTAGTGTTCCATGCACGCTattcaaatttgaagaGTTCTGTGATTCcataaaagaaattgacaTCGAAGACGCAAAGAATGTGTTACTTAGCAAACAGTTGGAGTGTATGGAATGCAGGGTATCCATTGACTACTTTCAAGACAATACACCAAACATTTCATCTCGACAAGAATTATCGAATTACCTATCGAAAGGAAACTATCCACTAATTGGAATTTGTGGGGACCATGCTTTTCATCTAAGTTGTATGGCAAGACAGCACGGCCCTAGTATGGTCCCAAAGTTTGTTACGTGCACTACATGTGGGCAGAAACTAGACTGGTCAGACATTATAAAAGTTTCTACAAGACTACGTCATTATGTGGTTCAAGATTCCCTTCATTTAGCAATTACACAATTATAG
- the SKN7 gene encoding kinase-regulated stress-responsive transcription factor (Putative homolog of S. cerevisiae Skn7p, which is predicted to be a response regulator protein in a phosphorelay signal transduction pathway; required for normal hydrogen peroxide resistance), whose product MSSLQQPIPPNSTLATTASSNQSGSNDFVKKLFLMLQEDSYKEVVRWTVKGDSFVVINTNEFTKDILPKHFKHSNFASFVRQLNKYDFHKVKISNEAKASYPYGEDAWEFKHPEFRINDAEALENIKRKGPTAKKSASNVTIKTEANNNGTQPTCNHNYSQLVSATNHLKEQVESLKNDKHSLYQEISVLERKYKTVVENIVAINTFNERYYRSMNVLINSIVQNGMKLPPLDFPPPVQLGPDSGIGSNLGPISSDTALPSISHHLSSPLPHHQQLLNRTIRPISSPIDGIPLVKLQQQSLGQNLQAPIGTPSAVPFSEEASSSIQAATPAPLAQPVAQPINQPPPPPPPPATQQQPLPPPPPPATATSQIPSAPPPPTQQQVGTSSSSVPTISPKSQGIVVSNSASPTTSAQISTTSVPNPKFHVLLVEDDNVCIQLCRKFLVKYGCSVTVVTDGLNAISTVEHTKYDLVLMDIVMPNLDGATATSVIRSFDTKTPIIAMTGNIEDNDLVTYLQNGMSDILAKPFTKDDLYAILSKHLLDPKENKQDNEPTVKKQKLS is encoded by the coding sequence ATGTCTTCATTACAACAACCCATACCCCCAAACTCAACACTTGCGACAACGGCGAGCTCCAACCAAAGTGGCTCTAATGATTTTGTCAAGAAATTGTTTCTAATGCTACAAGAAGATAGCTATAAAGAAGTTGTACGATGGACTGTCAAAGGTGATAGTTTTGTGGTGATTAACACCAACGAGTTTACCAAAGATATACTACCAAAACATTTCAAGCACTCAAACTTTGCCAGTTTTGTACGTCAGTTGAACAAGTATGATTTCCATAAAGTAAAGATCTCAAACGAAGCAAAGGCTAGCTACCCGTATGGAGAAGATGCTTGGGAGTTCAAACACCCTGAATTTAGGATAAACGACGCCGAGGCATtggaaaatattaaaagGAAAGGACCAACAGCGAAAAAGTCTGCTTCAAATGTTACAATCAAGACAGAAGCAAACAATAATGGAACACAGCCTACATGCAATCACAATTACTCCCAGCTTGTTTCCGCTACAAATCATTTAAAGGAGCAAGTTGAAAGTCTAAAGAACGATAAACATAGCTTGTATCAAGAGATCAGTGTGTTGGAAAGAAAATACAAGACGGTGgttgaaaatattgttgCAATAAATACATTCAACGAAAGGTATTACCGTTCAATGAACGTATTGATAAATTCTATAGTGCAAAATGGAATGAAGTTGCCTCCATTGGATTTCCCGCCTCCAGTGCAACTAGGTCCTGATTCTGGGATAGGTAGTAATTTAGGTCCAATATCATCAGATACAGCATTACCTAGCATATCTCATCATCTTCTGTCACCTTTGCcacatcatcaacaattattgaatcGAACCATACGTCCAATATCGAGTCCTATTGACGGAATACCTTTGGTCAAGCTTCAACAACAGTCACTTGGACAGAATCTTCAGGCACCGATTGGAACACCATCAGCAGTCCCTTTCTCTGAAGAAGCATCTTCAAGTATTCAAGCCGCGACCCCAGCACCATTGGCGCAACCAGTTGCTCAACCGATCAACCAGCCGCCgccgccaccaccaccaccagcaaCACAGCAGCaaccactaccaccaccgccGCCACCAGCAACAGCTACATCCCAAATTCCTAGTGCACCTCCACCTCCgacacaacaacaagtgGGGACAAGTTCTTCGAGTGTTCCTACGATATCACCGAAATCTCAAGGGATCGTTGTTAGCAATTCTGCATCACCTACCACATCAGCTCAGATCAGTACAACTAGTGTACCCAATCCAAAGTTTCATGTTTTACTAGTGGAAGATGATAATGTTTGTATTCAATTGTGTCGCAAATTCCTTGTAAAGTATGGATGTCTGGTTACTGTTGTGACCGATGGTTTGAACGCTATATCGACAGTTGAGCACACGAAATATGATTTGGTTTTAATGGATATTGTTATGCCAAACCTAGACGGGGCAACGGCCACAAGTGTGATTCGTTCTTTCGATACAAAAACCCCAATCATTGCCATGACAGGAAACATTGAGGATAACGATTTGGTGACATATTTGCAGAATGGTATGTCGGATATTTTGGCCAAGCCATTTACAAAAGATGATTTATATGCAATATTGTCGAAGCATTTATTAGATCCTAAAGAAAATAAGCAAGATAATGAACCTACGGTaaagaaacagaaattGAGTTAA
- a CDS encoding uncharacterized protein (Protein with a predicted role in microtubule-related processes; Spider biofilm induced), with product MDYGQIIRTSKLFQDISLSLENIEISTIRCLALGSPSESKNARFQLALLIELQQLLDAEVSLYDPIFNEKDNEILKDFTIEKEFTSDSSKTLYFLPHASLELTEEVLNTNQPKYFLANDVIAHTDRLTKKKLADNYPTLSIIVHLLGENKVDDGFTRVSRKRFKEPVITYDIDSVYFDKVQISRYLHTNKNDAWGTSFTDLAYHYIS from the coding sequence ATGGATTATGgacaaattattagaacTTCCAAACTATTTCAAGATATAAGCTTATCCTTGGAAAACATAGAAATATCAACTATCAGGTGCTTGGCTTTGGGTTCACCTTCTGAAAGCAAAAACGCAAGGTTTCAATTAGCcttattaattgaattgcaGCAATTACTTGATGCCGAGGTTTCCTTATATGATCCAATTTTTAACGAAAAAGATAATGAGATACTCAAAGACTTTACAATCGAGAAAGAATTCACCAGCGATAGCTCTAAAACCTTATATTTTCTCCCCCATGCATCCTTGGAACTTACTGAGGAAGTGCTAAAtaccaaccaaccaaaatattttcttgcCAACGATGTGATAGCTCATACTGACAGAttgaccaaaaaaaaacttgcAGACAACTACCCCACCCTTTCTATAATTGTGCATCTTCTAGGGGAAAACAAAGTAGATGACGGATTTACACGAGTTTCTCGAAAGAGGTTTAAAGAACCGGTGATAACCTATGACATTGATTCAGTATACTTTGATAAAGTACAGATTTCTCGATATCTACACACCAATAAAAATGACGCATGGGGTACTTCCTTTACCGATTTAGCATACCATTATATTTCTTAA
- a CDS encoding ribose phosphate diphosphokinase subunit (Ortholog(s) have ribose phosphate diphosphokinase activity and role in 5-phosphoribose 1-diphosphate biosynthetic process, cytokinesis, fungal-type cell wall organization), translating into MRKCKIFVGSSHPELGQLVCDRLGVEPAPCTLKKFSNGETSVQIGVSVRDEDVYIIQSGSPHINDHIMELLILISACRGGSANKITAVIPQFPYSKQSKMKKHRGAITARMLANLLVMAGADHVVSMDLHASQMQGFFSKPVDNLFGAPTLARWIRHHIPDWENAVVVSKNPGGTKRVTALADSLKINFAMIHTDRRRTQDEYAKKKELKQAQIIEEGEDNIVSELQTARVVQGHVVDDDYQANGTSEHLAKEGILDSDVLGGTYDATGSDDEDETTTSSEEKLITLVGDVKDKVAIILDDMIDKPNSFIAAAEHLRLNCGAKAVYVVGTHGVFNDKCLKDLTDSKCIDKIVVTNTYPISKEQIEKHKDKLVVIDVSPIFAECIRRDHFGESISVLFDSLSSIE; encoded by the coding sequence ATGCGTAAATgcaaaatttttgttggttcATCCCATCCCGAGTTGGGTCAATTGGTCTGTGATAGATTGGGTGTTGAACCGGCTCCATGTActttaaagaaattttccAATGGTGAAACATCAGTTCAAATTGGGGTTTCCGTTAGAGATGAAGATGTCTATATTATTCAAAGTGGATCACCACACATTAATGACCATATAATGGAGctcttgattttgatttctgCATGTCGTGGTGGGTCAGCCAACAAGATCACTGCTGTGATCCCACAATTCCCTTATTCGAAGcaatcaaaaatgaaaaaacaTAGAGGGGCCATTACCGCCAGAATGTTGGCCAATTTATTGGTGATGGCTGGTGCTGACCATGTGGTATCAATGGATTTACATGCATCGCAAATGCAAGGGTTTTTCAGCAAGCCCGTGGACAATTTATTTGGTGCTCCTACTTTAGCACGTTGGATCCGTCATCATATCCCAGATTGGGAAAatgctgttgttgtttccaAAAACCCGGGTGGTACAAAACGTGTTACTGCATTAGCAGATTCATTAAAGATTAATTTCGCCATGATTCATACCGACAGAAGAAGAACTCAAGATGAATATGCCAAGAAGAAAGAGTTGAAACAGGCAcaaataattgaagaagGTGAAGACAATATCGTTTCTGAATTGCAAACTGCAAGAGTCGTGCAAGGCcatgttgttgatgatgattatcAAGCAAATGGTACTTCTGAACATCTAGCCAAAGAGGGTATTTTGGACAGTGACGTTTTGGGAGGTACTTACGATGCCACTGGTTCTGATGACGAAGATGAGACTACCACTTCAAGCGAAGAGAAATTGATCACTTTGGTTGGTGATGTTAAAGATAAAGTTGCCATTATATTAGATGATATGATAGATAAACCAAATTCGTTCATTGCTGCTGCAGAGCATTTAAGATTGAATTGTGGTGCCAAAGCTGTTTATGTTGTTGGTACACATGGTGTTTTCAACGATAAATGCTTGAAGGACTTGACTGATTCGAAATGTATTGATAAAATCGTTGTCACCAACACCtatccaatttcaaaagagcaaattgaaaaacacAAAGATAAATTGGTCGTTATAGATGTGTCTCCAATCTTTGCAGAATGTATCAGAAGAGATCATTTTGGTGAAAGTATTCTGGTTCTTTTCGATAGTTTGTCCAGTATTGAATAA
- the PGA14 gene encoding Pga14p (Putative GPI-anchored protein; induced during cell wall regeneration; regulated by Ssn6p), giving the protein MKFTTVATVFAISSLAAAKGGEKDHGKASTVTKYVTETTHRYGRFDKTSRSKKPKETGTHRYGKFNKTPRPVTTTVLVKESDLPKKRDAVVARDSKNASSNSTTSSGNNGVATGVSLGLAGVLAVGAALVI; this is encoded by the coding sequence ATGAAATTCACTACTGTTGCCACTGTTTTTGCTATTTCCTCATTAGCTGCCGCTAAAGGTGGTGAAAAAGATCACGGTAAAGCTTCTACTGTCACCAAATATGTCACTGAAACTACCCACAGATACGGTCGTTTTGACAAAACCAGTAGATCTAAAAAGCCAAAGGAAACTGGTACTCACAGATACGGTAAATTCAACAAGACTCCACGTCCAGTTACCACAACTGTCTTGGTCAAAGAAAGCGACCTTCCAAAGAAAAGAgatgctgttgttgctagAGATTCTAAAAACGCTTCTTCCAACTCTACCACCTCTAGTGGTAACAATGGTGTCGCCACTGGTGTCAGCTTGGGTCTTGCTGGTGTCTTAGCTGTTGGTGCTGCTTTGGTCATCTAA
- a CDS encoding ribonuclease (Major mitochondrial nuclease; has RNAse and DNA endo- and exonucleolytic activities; roles in mitochondrial recombination, apoptosis and maintenance of polyploidy; Spider biofilm repressed), whose product MSKLLVNTLSLGTIGGTALYFWGKSSIPTTPVQSPNLPAPITNPSGGVFDPSAINPQGFFKFGFPGPIHDLANRTEFVSCYDRSTRNPYWVIEHITKASLAKAESNGDRKRSVFKEDEAIPLKFRNRLRDYFRSGFDRGHQAPAADAKFNQLAMDETFYLTNMCPQVGDGFNRDYWSHFEDFVRRLTNKYDDVRVMTGPLYLPKLGADGKYRVTYEVIGSPPNIAVPTHFFKLVVGETQGSEKISCAAFVLPNDVIDNSTPLTSFQVPIEALERSSGLDLLQKVPYYNKQDLCKQVKCEIIVREFPKQVDKVLALPAGKP is encoded by the coding sequence atgtCGAAACTACTTGTTAACACCCTTAGTTTGGGCACTATTGGAGGTACGGCCTTGTATTTCTGGGGCAAATCATCCATACCAACCACCCCGGTTCAGTCTCCTAATTTGCCTGCTCCAATCACTAATCCGTCAGGCGGGGTATTTGATCCATCTGCAATCAACCCACAAGgatttttcaagtttggGTTTCCTGGTCCCATCCATGATTTGGCTAATAGAACTGAGTTTGTTAGTTGCTATGATAGATCTACAAGAAACCCTTATTGGGTCATTGAACATATAACCAAAGCCTCATTAGCCAAGGCAGAACTGAATGGTGATAGAAAAAGATCAGTCTttaaagaagatgaagCGATTCCTTTGAAATTCAGAAACCGTTTGCGTGATTATTTCCGTAGTGGATTTGATCGTGGACACCAGGCTCCTGCTGCTGATGCCAAGTTTAACCAATTGGCCATGGACGAAACCTTCTATTTGACTAACATGTGCCCACAAGTAGGCGATGGATTCAATCGTGATTATTGGAGTCATTTTGAGGACTTTGTGAGAAGATTAACCAACAAGTACGATGACGTTAGAGTTATGACTGGGCCTTTGTATTTGCCAAAATTAGGTGCCGACGGAAAGTATAGAGTGACCTACGAAGTGATTGGCTCTCCTCCAAATATCGCTGTGCCAACTCATTTCTTTAAATTGGTGGTTGGTGAAACCCAAGGTTCTGAAAAAATTAGTTGTGCTGCGTTTGTTTTACCAAACGATGTTATAGATAATAGTACCCCATTGACTTCTTTTCAAGTACCAATTGAAGCATTGGAAAGATCAAGTGGGTTGGATTTATTACAAAAAGTTCCTTACTACAACAAACAGGATTTGTGCAAACAAGTAAAATGTGAAATCATTGTTAGAGAATTTCCAAAACAAGTTGACAAAGTATTAGCTTTACCTGCTGGAAAGCCATAG
- the DUS4 gene encoding tRNA dihydrouridine synthase (Ortholog(s) have tRNA dihydrouridine synthase activity, role in tRNA modification and mitochondrion localization), translating into MPSKQLRDPKYRPTEVIKQCQEKGRPAYIAGPMVRYSKLPFRELCRFYDVDIVYTPMILAREFVRNEVARSTDFTTNDSDKCVIVQVGVNNVDDFMKFIEMIHPFVDGIGINCGCPIKEQVREGIGAALMSDPDLVAELIKTAKDKYGDSICIDTKIRIHRDINQTIDFVNKVVEAGTDTLTVHGRTKNTRSSVPVNLDAIKIIRENVTTIPVIANGDCFTLTDFQKIVDYTGVDGVMSARGVLANPALFTGLDKTPWSAVEMFLHLVTAYGLPYKLAQYHLAKLMEDVIPRKYVKAINEKKNMVDIIDYLDEHFDLKRKGDKGFATRIEPPWKIELKV; encoded by the coding sequence ATGCCTAGCAAGCAATTACGAGATCCAAAATATAGACCGACAGAAGTGATCAAACAATGTCAAGAAAAAGGCCGACCAGCATATATTGCAGGACCTATGGTTCGTTACTCAAAGCTTCCATTTCGTGAGTTGTGTCGCTTTTATGATGTGGACATTGTATATACACCAATGATTTTGGCACGAGAATTTGTTCGTAACGAGGTTGCAAGGTCCACTGATTTTACAACAAATGATTCAGACAAATGTGTGATTGTACAGGTGGGGGTAAATAATGTTGACGATTTCATGAAGTTTATTGAAATGATCCATCCTTTTGTTGATGGTATAGGTATCAACTGTGGATGCCCCATCAAGGAACAAGTCAGAGAAGGCATTGGTGCAGCTCTCATGTCAGACCCCGACCTAGTTGCTGAGCTAATCAAAACTGCCAAAGACAAGTATGGAGACTCGATATGTATTGATACGAAAATTAGAATTCACAGAGATATAAACCAAACGATAGACTTTGTCAATAAGGTGGTGGAAGCGGGCACAGACACGTTAACGGTTCACGGGAGAACGAAAAACACGAGATCAAGTGTACCCGTAAACTTGGATGCCATTAAAATAATTAGAGAAAATGTAACGACTATACCGGTTATTGCCAATGGGGACTGCTTCACTTTGACAgatttccaaaaaattgTCGACTACACAGGTGTAGACGGTGTTATGTCTGCGCGAGGGGTGTTGGCTAATCCTGCTCTATTTACTGGTTTGGATAAAACCCCCTGGAGTGCTGTTGAGATGTTTTTGCATTTGGTGACAGCATATGGTTTGCCGTACAAACTTGCACAATACCATTTAGCCAAATTAATGGAAGACGTTATACCGAGAAAATATGTGAAAGCAATAAatgagaaaaagaatatgGTCGACATAATAGATTACTTGGATGAACATTTTGATCTAAAACGAAAAGGCGATAAAGGCTTTGCAACCAGAATAGAACCGCCTTGGAAAATCGAGTTAAAAGTATAA